The segment TCCACAACAGTAAAAGgaatcacattttaaaagcagactggaaacaaaaaagggTAATTCCTGTTTCAAGAATGAAATAGCCAAACACTATTGGCCTCCAGCTATCTCTCCCCCATCTGTACCTAATTATTTGCAGCAATGGTTACAACTCacggtttggttttttttcttcttctgtttcctCAGGTTCTAATGGGGATCTTCCGTCTAGGTTTCGTATCTATGTACCTATCTGAGTCCGTACTAGATGGCTTTGCAACTGGTGCTTCCTTAACCATTTTAACAGCTCAAGTGAAGTATCTCATTGGAATAAAAATTCCACGCAGCCAAGGGCATGGGATGCTCGTTATTACCTGGATTAACATTTTCCGGAACATTTCTCAGGCCAACCTTTGTGATGTCATCACAAGTGCCATTTGTATTGTGGTGCTGGTCACTGCTAAGGAAATCGGAGATCGGTATAAGCATAAACTGAAATTTCCTCTTCCCACGGAGCTGGTAGTTATTGTTGTGGCAACACTGGTGTCACACTATGGTAAGTTAAATGAAGTGTATGCATCCAGTGTTTCTGGAGCTATTCCAACAGGATTTATCCCTCCAAAGGTACCAGAGTTCAACTTAATGCTCAGAGTTGCTCTAGATGCTTTGCCTCTTGCCATAGTCAGCTTTGTCTTCACTGTATccctttctgaaatgtttgcaaAGAAATATGCTTACACCATCCGAGCCAATCAGGAAATGTTTGCTGTGGGGTTCTGCAacatcattccttccttcttccactCTTTTGCAACCAGTGCAGCTTTGGCAAAAACACTTGTCAAAACATCTACAGGCTGCCAAACTCAAATCTCTGGAGTAATTAGTGCAATGGTGGttttgctggtgctgctcttccTGGCACCTCTCTTCTACTCCTTGCAGAAGTGTGTCTTGGCTTGTATTATCATTGTGAGCCTTCGGGGAGCCCTGAGGAAGTTCCGAGATGTGCCAGCACGGTACTATGTGAATAAGGTGGACACACTTGTTTGGGTAGTTACCATGTCTGCCTCTGCCTTGGTCAGCACAGAAATAGGGCTGTTGGTTGGCATTGTTTTCTCCATGTTATGCATCATTGTTCGGACCCAGCGGCCACGGACAGCCCTGCTTGGTCAGATTCAAGACACAAGCTTTTATGAGGATGACTTAGAATATGAAAATCTCTCTACTGTTCCAAAGGTCAAAATATTTCGCTTTGAGGCCCCACTTTACTATGCAAATAGAAACTACTTCCTAAAGTCTCTGTACAGATTGACCAATTTAGATCCTAACCTAGAAGCTGCTCGAAGGAAGAAATACGAGAAGAAGGAAAAGCGGCATCTGAAAAAGGGAAATCACAAAACTGCTAATGGACTGGGTATTGGAGAAACCACTTTGCAACTAGTTCCTAAGCAAATTGATTTCCAAGCCCTTGTTGTTGATTGCTCTTCCATCTCATTTTTGGACACCACTGGAGTTAATACCTTGAAGGAAATCCTGAAAGACTACAagaatttaaacatttctgttctCCTGGCTTGCTGCAATCCCTCAGTGATAGACTCTCTGAAAAGAGGGGGTTACTTCGGAAAGGATTTTGGATGTATGCAGGAAATGCTGTTCTACAGTATACATAATGCCGTGCTGTTTGCAAAAGACCAAAAGCTTCCAGCAGACTGCTCAGTTTAACCCTATGTCTTCCTTGATGATTCGCCACAAAGTGACAGATAGAGAGGGGTAGTTTGTAACTATCAGACACACAGTTGGCTGCATAAAGCCATTCCCCCCAAAGAGTTCCACTTTATGTCATATGCTACAAAGGGCAGTCACTGGGGACGCAGTCCAGGACAAGCATGGAAAGGTTAGACCACCACCTTCActttaaaatccagaaaatgGTTGAGATTGACTTGCATCATACCATGATCCTTTGTGACCCAACATGGATGTCAGGGGACTTTTGTGGTGGAAGgcctgcccagtgctgctctcccagtgATTAAATGGCTGGTTTGTGTTAAGAAGGCTAAGCCACCTCCATCAAAATGCAATCAATACAGCATTCTGGATACATCATTGTTTAAACTGTGGCTTGCAAGGCCCTACTCCTTCCAGTCATTCCAGGTGTACTCCTAGACAAGTCCCCACTGTTTGcataaaaaaaatgtataaaatattgtggCATGTAGAATATCTCTCCTCCTTGATCACACACGCTTAATAGCATAATCTGCCATAGGAGAAGAAACTATGATCCATCACAGGTTCCTCTCAAAATGACCATTTTCAAAAACTGCTGGCTTTGGAGTTACAGGAGTCATCTGTTCTATTGGATTAAATCTGTCATAATTAGTTACTAAAGGCTGTGATACCCCTAATCATGCTGGAAGAAATATGACTCTGATGCGCAAATTTGTAACTAGTAAAAGGATAAACAGCATTAAGAAAAATGAATGGCTTTAACTGGCAGCTACCTAGCTAGTCGTACCATCCTGTAAAATAAGTTGCCTCTGGTGGGCAGATGCAACTATAATTCAGGGATACAAAAGGACCATCAAACATAAAACCTCACAGCTGTGATGCAGCACGTCCCTATCTTCCTACAAATGCCTGCCTGGattcaaagaaaaacaggagaaaataaggGTAGGGTGGGAAGGTAAATCTGCAAGTTTTCTTGAAGGGGATTGATGGATCAGTCAGAACTGCCTGGCTGGTCTTCTCTGATGCAATGCTAATGAAGTATTACAAGTAACATACATGGGTCAAGTAAACAGAGTAATGCTTTGCAACTTGTGTATCCCTCTATGTTGAAAAACTTTCACCACTGTTTTTACATATTACAGatgttgtgggggttttgtttgcttggtgtttttttcctatcatATTAATCTTTGACTTGAGGTCTACTAGATCATGTTTTCTGAGGCTGGTTACTTTCTATAATAATTTGCATTGACTGCTGTTCATTATGCTTTAGTCATCAGTTGTATTGTTGTATATACAGGCTCTCTCTTCACAAATAAGAACAGATTTGGATTTCCATTGTAAGACAGCATGCAGTGTTCTGGCCCATGGCATGGGCAGAATATTCTGTTTCATATTCAAGTTTATAATTACCTGCACAAAAGGTAAGACAGCTGTGCTCACTCTCTCTCCTTTTACATGTCAGGCTCACACACCACCAAGCATGGAAGGAAATTCTATCACAGCTGTGCCTCTCAAAACTAACAGACTCTAGAAATAGGTTCCATATATACAGAAACCATTTCTTTGCcatcccatttaaaaaaaaaaaaagtcaagtcaACACATCATATGACTTACTTCAATTGTTTAGGTCactgaatgaaagaaaagtcaaaCTGAGGTTCTCTAGGTGCTCCAGAGCCTGTCTGGCTCTCAGAAACAAGTATTTTCTTAGAGGAAAAGCAGTGCACTTCCAAAAGACCAAAAATATCTTCACAAGGACTATGACTAGCATAGTATCAAGTTATTCAATGCTGGTGCTTTCACACACTCATTGCGTAGGAAGCCTATCAGCTGCACGCTGTTAGTACTGCTAAAGCTGCAAAACCTCACAGAAACATCTGACACGAGATTAAAGGACTGACCATCAGCAATATTTTCCTGTCATAAAACAATCCACATTGTTATTTAAATAGCTGACTTGGTATGATTAGCTTCTTTCTGTTCTAAAAGGAAGTGAGCAGGGCCCAAGGACAAAAACTGCTTATTATCTGCTCTTGTTTGTAACCATTCTTTGATCAGGGAATACGTCTTTTAAGGTCCTGTTTGGGCCTAACAAGGCAAATGGGTTGATAAGAATTATCAACAGACAGTATCAATATAGACACTCTTAGGACACTGTGCTGTCCTAACAAGCTGTCATTGGAAGTCAAATAAAACATCCTACCAACCTACACTTTTTCTAGCTTTATGGATCCAGCTACCAGCAtggaacacaaagaaaaaaaaaatgcaaatataccCTTAACTCTAgattaatctcattttaaaagaacaaaaaaaaaaaaaaaaaaaaaaaaattccaggggAAGGTGTATCCTTGCAAGAGTCTCTGGAGAATAATGCAGAGGATAAGAAAGTAACAGTGTGAAGTCTCTTTTTCACCACATTTAAGTTGGTACCAAAGGATACCTAAGTAAAGAAACTTCACTACACATAAGAGGAAAGGTAAACTTTAGAATTTATATATGAAAAAGAAACTATTGGTCAGAAGAAACTGTAAGAACAATTTCCTGGTTTGGTTTTACGGGCAGAGCTGGCTCACAATCAACTGTGTTGGACAAACAAAGCATGGAAACAGCCTCAGTGCTATGCTGTAGGGATTCTGGCAGACTGTGAATTATTTCTAAGGAGTATGTAAAAGGTAACTAAAAAAAGCAAGCCTTTTTCTGGTACATCTATGTTTGCTATACTGAGTTATACTAAGATTAAAGATATGAAGattgaaaattaacaaaaactACTGATTCTCTTCTCTCCTAATTTACCAGAAATTAGCTACCATGTcttggagaggagctggggataGGCAGGTAATTCCAACTAGGTTAATActaatattgaaataaaaactgttaTATGCCTTTTAAGAAATGTTATATGCTTAATGTAGGTTGACTGTATTTTTGTTCACTGTGATGCCTTGTGATTTACTACGTATCATGTATCCAATAGATTGCAGTAACTGCTAcataaaaatgggaaaggatTCTTATTGTggactctgtgtgtgtcccttgGAACTGGGCAAAGAGCCGGAGTCTTCAGCTCAAAGTGTCCTGTCTTGTTGACTGGTGAAGCATGGCCGGAATGTGTGGTCTAGGTGTCAAAATAGCTGTATTTACTGGCACTAGTAACCAACAACTTGGGAACTGTCCAGTCCATGAAAGACATCCTGGATTTCCCCACAATCATGAACATTCCTGTGTCACAAGACCAAGACCAAGAGACAAATGTGTGCTACtggctggaaaataaaactagGAGTTCTTCAAAAACAGTTTGCCTTGTGGTATCCTTTCAAAAGTGGCGAAATAATGGGCTGACTCCAAATAAAGACAAATATGAAGAGGGAGGGCTTGCTGTactagaaaaaattaaaataaagggaTGCACTTGGTATTGGGGGAGTAAAAAACCTAATGAGAAAGACCATTACAGAAGTGAGAAGGGGCAGGTGGCAGTCTTTTATTTAAGCACATCTATTTCTTGGCAGAAACATTTATGGCACCTTTTTTACAGATGGTGGCAGctgtgaagaaaagcaaagcctcTATCTGCTAGACTTCCACAGAGGTCCTCTGTTTTTCCTAAGGGCTCTTCTTCAGTCAAGTGCCCACCTCTACATTCCAAGGAGTGTTCTCTACTCATCAACCCCATGATATAAGACAATTCTGCACTCAGATGGTTGCACTCAAAGCCTCTTTCCACCCTTCTAGAAATCACTGGTTCAGGAAAAGATTTACACATGCACAAAATTAAGCATCAGCACTGAACTTCTCTGCTCAGAATTGCATTTCTGCTCCTGTTGGTTTTTTGAGTCCCAATGTTTGTCTGCAGGCTCTATGCCCCTTCCCCCTCCAAACGTACTGACATTTAGTCCACTAGTTGTCCTCCCACAACTCACATGTGTTCTTGTCCCTGacaaatgaacatttttctgtaaaatgagaAGTTTTAGCTTGGTTCTAAACAGTAGCAGTTTCTATATTCTACATGTCAAAGGTGGGCTAAAGATTGAGGCTGGTAGGGTAGAACCCTACCTTTGAGACACTAAAGCTTTTTTGGAGACTTCTTGATTCATTGCTATGTTTCCACAGTCCGAGAATTTCAATTGTGTCAAGATTGTAtcatactttttttaaaaggcttagTGTTTCAGTCCCCACAAAGGCTGAGCAGAATCCATGACAGATGCATTCCTCTCCCTCAGCCAAGTGGAACACCCAATTCAACACAATGGCACAGCTAAGAGGGGCTGCCAGAAAGGATTCTGGGCTCCAAGTGTAGATGTGGCTACTTTCTTTCCACAGGTACTCATCGGTTTTTTTTTTACGTGAATTGGTTACAGAAACCTGAAAGACCCAATCCACCTCCCAGGAGAAATCTCTAAGACAGGGACTCCTTAAGCCGTGAGCAGGGATGGCTGTCCTTCATACTGGTTCACTCCAAGAGTACATATTCCACAGTCCAGT is part of the Camarhynchus parvulus chromosome Z, STF_HiC, whole genome shotgun sequence genome and harbors:
- the SLC26A1 gene encoding LOW QUALITY PROTEIN: sulfate anion transporter 1 (The sequence of the model RefSeq protein was modified relative to this genomic sequence to represent the inferred CDS: deleted 1 base in 1 codon) → MQRERCLAEDFHSFQRAKTELVHSRQKVIQEHINEVSTGKMERQLEATRMENNTSSCFLMERKTRVKINRKETMVAKLRKSCSCTPQKLKNFLMDFFPVLRWLPKYRCREYIWGDIMSGLVIGIILVPQAIAYSLLAGLKPIYSLYTSFFANIIYFLMGTSRHVSVGIFSLISLMVGQVVDRELLLAGFDLNDDAPPASGDGSLQNDNLSNTTAFNLTIAGINAECGKECYAIGIATALTFMAGVYQVLMGIFRLGFVSMYLSESVLDGFATGASLTILTAQVKYLIGIKIPRSQGHGMLVITWINIFRNISQANLCDVITSAICIVVLVTAKEIGDRYKHKLKFPLPTELVVIVVATLVSHYGKLNEVYASSVSGAIPTGFIPPKVPEFNLMLRVALDALPLAIVSFVFTVSLSEMFAKKYAYTIRANQEMFAVGFCNIIPSFFHSFATSAALAKTLVKTSTGCQTQISGVISAMVVLLVLLFLAPLFYSLQKCVLACIIIVSLRGALRKFRDVPARYYVNKVDTLVWVVTMSASALVSTEIGLLVGIVFSMLCIIVRTQRPRTALLGQIQDTSFYEDDLEYENLSTVPKVKIFRFEAPLYYANRNYFLKSLYRLTNLDPNLEAARRKKYEKKEKRHLKKGNHKTANGLGIGETTLQLVPKQIDFQALVVDCSSISFLDTTGVNTLKEILKDYKNLNISVLLACCNPSVIDSLKRGGYFGKDFGCMQEMLFYSIHNAVLFAKDQKLPADCSV